A window of Flavobacterium flavigenum contains these coding sequences:
- a CDS encoding right-handed parallel beta-helix repeat-containing protein produces the protein MKTIFRLLVFFALISCQKDDDTNGVSTVLVQQIEILGTDITSATSGQLTAKITPDNATDKAVTWKVSDPTVADISSTGLITAKKNGSITVTATAKDKSAVAAVKVITITSFSTIPTADYEVSTVTELNTALSKVKAGETIVLNGGTYAMTSKITIATSGTSDKIITLKAKDGTARPKFDFSAMSESSSNQGIVLNANYWHIKGIDIYNAGDNGMQITGSNNIIEFMTFSECSDSGLQLDNGAANNTILNCDSYFNADATLENADGFACKLNAGTGNKFIGCRAWQNLDDGWDGYLRGTDNISTTYQNCWAVKNGYLKDGSKGAGDGNGFKTGGSDDKLLKHNATYTNCIAAGNVADGFDHNSNRGEVTIYNCSAYDNGRNYSFSNTNPLAKLILKNSNVLGAYGTTLATVADITNNSWQNGITVTADDFTSIDYAQLLGARKADGSLPDVTFFHLKADSDMINKGINVGLPFNGTLPDLGAFEF, from the coding sequence ATGAAAACAATTTTTAGGCTTCTGGTATTTTTCGCTTTGATTTCATGCCAAAAAGATGATGATACTAACGGAGTTTCGACTGTATTGGTACAGCAAATCGAAATACTGGGAACAGATATAACTTCGGCTACAAGTGGACAATTAACAGCAAAAATAACGCCGGATAATGCAACAGATAAAGCAGTAACATGGAAAGTTTCTGACCCAACAGTAGCAGATATTTCTTCCACAGGTTTAATTACGGCAAAGAAAAACGGGAGTATTACTGTAACAGCTACAGCAAAAGATAAAAGTGCTGTTGCTGCTGTCAAAGTAATTACTATTACCAGCTTTTCAACTATTCCTACAGCTGATTATGAGGTTTCAACAGTGACTGAATTAAACACAGCTCTTAGCAAGGTCAAGGCAGGTGAAACGATTGTTTTAAATGGAGGTACTTATGCAATGACTTCAAAAATTACGATAGCAACTTCCGGTACTTCAGATAAAATAATTACGCTTAAAGCGAAAGATGGAACAGCAAGGCCAAAATTCGATTTTTCGGCTATGTCTGAAAGTTCTTCTAATCAGGGAATTGTTTTAAATGCTAATTATTGGCACATTAAAGGAATTGATATTTACAATGCCGGAGATAATGGAATGCAGATTACAGGGAGTAATAATATAATTGAATTCATGACTTTCTCAGAATGTTCAGATTCAGGATTACAATTGGATAATGGTGCAGCAAACAATACAATACTAAATTGTGATTCTTATTTTAATGCCGATGCAACTCTTGAAAATGCCGATGGATTTGCATGTAAATTAAATGCAGGAACAGGTAATAAATTTATAGGATGTCGTGCATGGCAAAATCTGGACGATGGATGGGATGGTTATCTAAGAGGAACAGATAATATTTCTACAACTTACCAAAATTGCTGGGCGGTTAAAAATGGTTATCTAAAAGATGGAAGTAAAGGAGCCGGAGACGGAAACGGTTTCAAAACGGGAGGAAGTGATGATAAGTTATTAAAACATAACGCTACGTACACGAATTGTATAGCTGCAGGAAATGTCGCTGATGGCTTTGATCATAATAGCAACAGGGGAGAAGTGACCATTTACAACTGTTCTGCTTATGATAATGGCAGAAATTATTCTTTTAGCAATACAAACCCTTTAGCAAAACTGATTCTTAAAAACAGTAATGTTTTAGGTGCTTACGGAACTACACTTGCTACTGTTGCCGACATCACCAATAACAGCTGGCAAAACGGAATAACGGTTACGGCAGATGATTTTACAAGTATTGATTATGCTCAATTACTAGGAGCAAGAAAAGCAGATGGCAGTTTGCCGGATGTTACTTTCTTTCATCTAAAAGCAGATAGTGATATGATCAATAAAGGGATCAATGTTGGACTGCCTTTTAATGGAACTTTGCCTGATTTAGGGGCTTTTGAATTCTAA
- a CDS encoding DUF5123 domain-containing protein, whose protein sequence is MKRKYIIKSLVAALLVVGLAVSCDSYNDAVLDGVGNTRVFSPVGVTAKVRNQTSVELNWTANAQADHYVIEFSADDPNFTTIFKTVEVTSAQLPVTVALEGETLYSIRVKAVSEGNLEESKWTVTTANTLSEQLFLPVQDTDIAAKTAILRWVANSNVTKIVLTPGDITHTITAEEKVAGIATITGLSPEINYQADLFNGTKKRGAITFTTGIDIGDGILVRKGDDLLVAIANADSGAKLFLEPGEYKSVGADGTTPSTDITLNKSITISGVPGLQKPVLHYKITANAGTNNISLVNLILDGTGLENASVVTVASSTASNFGDILISGCEIHDFTRAILNAGSAGGSKIASFTAENCTVTNVSTNNGVEFINVRTAYVASVVLKNSTFNNCSVTRDFIRMDAVTTITGLTSNVLVESCTINAPGMTVANRFMYVRFASNVCTVKNTLFSNTAAIYSSNQVGTTLPVFSNNNYFNSPNFKDTTIASNKVDASGTTLDPGFANVAAGNFTISNQTLIDNKVGDPRWIK, encoded by the coding sequence ATGAAAAGAAAATATATAATTAAAAGTCTGGTTGCCGCTTTATTAGTGGTAGGCCTTGCGGTAAGTTGTGATAGTTACAACGATGCTGTATTAGACGGAGTTGGAAATACAAGGGTATTTTCACCAGTAGGTGTAACTGCAAAAGTTAGAAACCAAACATCTGTTGAGTTGAATTGGACTGCAAATGCACAAGCCGATCATTATGTAATAGAATTTAGTGCAGATGATCCAAACTTTACAACTATTTTTAAAACAGTTGAAGTTACTTCTGCTCAATTACCAGTTACTGTAGCTTTAGAAGGTGAAACCCTTTATTCGATTAGGGTTAAAGCTGTTAGTGAAGGAAATTTGGAGGAATCTAAATGGACAGTTACTACTGCAAATACTTTATCAGAACAACTTTTCTTACCTGTTCAGGATACAGATATAGCTGCTAAAACTGCTATTTTAAGATGGGTAGCTAATAGTAATGTAACAAAAATTGTTCTTACTCCTGGAGATATTACTCATACTATTACTGCTGAAGAAAAAGTAGCTGGTATTGCAACAATCACAGGATTAAGTCCGGAGATAAATTATCAGGCGGATTTGTTTAATGGTACTAAGAAACGTGGAGCTATAACATTTACTACAGGTATTGATATTGGTGATGGTATTTTAGTTAGAAAAGGTGATGATTTATTAGTAGCTATTGCTAATGCAGATTCTGGTGCTAAATTATTTTTAGAGCCTGGCGAATACAAGTCGGTAGGGGCTGATGGAACAACCCCAAGTACTGATATTACATTAAATAAAAGTATCACCATTAGTGGTGTGCCAGGACTGCAGAAACCAGTTTTACATTATAAAATAACAGCGAATGCCGGGACAAATAATATCTCCCTTGTAAATTTAATTTTAGATGGTACAGGACTTGAAAATGCAAGTGTTGTAACAGTTGCTTCTTCTACTGCTTCTAATTTTGGTGATATATTAATTAGTGGATGTGAAATACATGATTTTACTCGTGCAATATTAAATGCTGGTAGTGCAGGTGGGTCTAAAATAGCTTCATTTACTGCTGAAAATTGTACCGTTACGAATGTAAGTACAAATAATGGTGTTGAGTTTATCAACGTTAGGACAGCCTATGTTGCAAGTGTTGTACTTAAAAACAGTACTTTTAATAACTGTTCTGTTACCAGAGATTTTATTCGTATGGATGCAGTTACTACTATTACGGGTTTGACATCAAATGTTTTAGTAGAATCATGTACTATTAATGCTCCGGGAATGACAGTTGCCAACAGATTTATGTACGTACGTTTTGCTAGTAATGTATGTACGGTTAAAAACACATTGTTTTCAAATACAGCAGCTATTTATTCCTCTAATCAAGTAGGTACAACATTGCCTGTTTTTAGTAATAATAATTATTTTAATTCACCAAATTTTAAAGATACGACTATTGCAAGTAATAAAGTAGATGCTTCAGGTACTACTCTTGATCCTGGCTTTGCTAATGTAGCAGCAGGAAATTTCACAATAAGCAATCAAACATTGATTGATAATAAAGTTGGAGATCCACGTTGGATTAAATAG
- a CDS encoding RagB/SusD family nutrient uptake outer membrane protein has protein sequence MKYKIIIIAGLIVSGLFSSCDQFEDDYLDAEAPSTTDEALLFSNAGLAKGAIDGIKVPFGETNSYRGRFLPYYGLNTDVEWHNTSQTAGDKADLCVYDAKWNNSEMNTTNNAYAMMFQGIERANICIRGLRKYGNPLPGTELGQLLGEALTLRAIYYADLVKTWGDVPYRFEPITPETLYLAKVNRDEIYKQLIADLGEASTLVAWPNETAYTSTVEHVNKAFVKAFRARLAMAASGYQQYPGSFGGVRRSTDPDLSVDKMYALALKECREVIANGSAKLETTFEGLWRKYNEEVVTAGGESLWEIPFADGRGRMLFTFAVRHTSASDQFQANGPNRGGVAGPLPFVFYDYDQADTRRDVTCVPYKYGAAVNNIAKQELNTLDTWYFGKYRYEWMKRRVISTNDDGVNKIYMRYAEVLLIAAEAANELEGPAAAATYLKEIRRRAFPAAAQAVKVDAYVNALTDKTAMFNAIVEENKYEFTGEMERKQALIRWNLLKVKLDEAKAKMTDLKARTGQYANVPSTLYYKYAADNVSLIIYGLNRGENASPGADYTSATWTKLEDTKIASLYKAGVDPDLRQFWPIWQVFIETSNNMLWNDYGYGGSN, from the coding sequence ATGAAATATAAAATAATAATAATAGCAGGATTGATTGTTTCGGGACTATTCAGTTCTTGTGACCAATTTGAAGATGATTATTTAGATGCAGAGGCGCCATCAACAACAGATGAAGCTTTGCTTTTTTCTAATGCAGGACTTGCTAAGGGAGCTATCGATGGAATAAAAGTTCCGTTTGGCGAAACTAATTCATACAGAGGACGTTTTTTACCATATTACGGATTAAACACAGATGTTGAGTGGCATAATACTTCTCAAACTGCTGGTGATAAAGCTGATTTGTGTGTTTATGATGCTAAATGGAATAATTCGGAGATGAATACAACTAATAATGCGTATGCAATGATGTTTCAGGGTATAGAACGTGCTAATATTTGTATCAGAGGTTTGCGTAAATACGGAAACCCTTTGCCTGGGACAGAACTTGGACAATTGTTAGGAGAGGCTTTAACCTTAAGAGCTATTTACTATGCCGATTTAGTAAAAACATGGGGGGATGTTCCTTACCGTTTTGAGCCTATTACTCCGGAAACTTTGTATTTAGCTAAAGTAAATAGAGATGAAATTTATAAACAATTAATTGCAGATTTGGGTGAGGCATCAACATTGGTGGCATGGCCTAATGAAACAGCTTATACAAGTACTGTAGAACACGTAAATAAAGCTTTTGTAAAGGCATTTAGAGCCCGTTTAGCAATGGCAGCCAGCGGTTATCAGCAATATCCGGGTAGTTTTGGTGGTGTTAGAAGAAGTACAGATCCGGATCTTTCAGTTGATAAAATGTATGCATTGGCATTAAAAGAATGTCGTGAGGTCATTGCAAATGGTTCAGCAAAATTGGAGACAACTTTTGAAGGATTATGGAGAAAATACAATGAGGAAGTAGTTACTGCTGGAGGAGAATCTCTTTGGGAAATTCCTTTTGCTGATGGTCGAGGTAGAATGTTGTTTACTTTTGCTGTTCGTCATACTTCTGCTAGTGACCAATTTCAGGCTAACGGACCAAATCGTGGAGGTGTTGCTGGTCCATTGCCTTTCGTATTTTATGATTATGATCAGGCTGATACTCGTAGAGATGTGACTTGTGTTCCTTATAAATATGGAGCAGCAGTAAATAATATTGCTAAACAAGAGTTGAATACTCTGGATACATGGTATTTTGGTAAATATCGTTATGAGTGGATGAAACGTAGGGTTATTTCTACCAATGATGACGGTGTTAATAAAATATACATGCGTTATGCTGAAGTACTTTTAATTGCTGCTGAAGCTGCCAACGAATTAGAGGGTCCTGCTGCCGCTGCAACATATTTGAAAGAAATCAGAAGAAGAGCTTTCCCTGCTGCTGCACAAGCTGTAAAAGTGGATGCTTATGTAAACGCTTTGACAGATAAAACAGCTATGTTTAATGCTATTGTTGAAGAAAATAAATATGAGTTTACCGGAGAAATGGAACGTAAACAAGCATTGATTCGTTGGAATCTGCTTAAGGTGAAATTGGATGAGGCAAAAGCTAAAATGACCGATTTAAAAGCGCGTACAGGACAATATGCGAATGTGCCGTCTACTTTGTACTATAAATATGCAGCTGACAATGTTTCACTAATTATATATGGTTTGAACCGTGGTGAAAATGCAAGTCCAGGAGCTGATTACACTTCTGCAACGTGGACTAAATTAGAAGATACTAAAATTGCTTCTCTTTATAAAGCAGGAGTTGATCCGGATCTTAGACAGTTTTGGCCAATTTGGCAAGTGTTTATCGAGACTAGTAATAATATGTTATGGAACGATTATGGATACGGAGGTAGTAATTAA
- a CDS encoding SusC/RagA family TonB-linked outer membrane protein — protein sequence MNFKKLFNKRANCYLAFALLLCLLTTNKASAQDLTVEGVVKDASGLTLPGVNVSEKGAKNGVSTDFDGKYKIKLSNSKAVLEFSFIGFTTQAVAVAGKKTINIVLAEEANSLNEVVVVGYSSVKKTDLTGAVASISGNDLKKVPVANVAEALTGRIAGVQVVSSEGSPDADIQIRVRGGGSLTQSNQPLIIVDGFPVNSMNDIASSNIESMTVLKDASSTAIYGSRGANGVILITTKSGKDGKIAVNFNSFYGLKTMANEIDVLSPDDYTKWQYEFALLDQSDKTILTNPTSYTKYFGNWQDQDMYKNLKGNNWQKQIFGRRGEVQNYDLSVRGGSDKINYNFNYTRFDEKAIMIGSNYRRNNLSLALKSKVNDKIDLSFTMRYSDTEINGGGANEQNEKSSTDSRLRTIVGYSPISVSGLTSSTDDTNEGDVLVNPFAAVYDNDRTQLRKNFNMLGSFGWELIDNLKLKVDLGLDNFNNQDYRFYGLSTYYIDNSPLAIYQGMPALIMTDTKDKRFRNANTLAYDFKKILGEDHHLTALLGQESITYTSNAVTNTIHGLPVFFDFNKAKTLTSLGVPQSVNNYYSPDDKLLSFFGSVNYDYKGRYLLTGTFRADGSSKFMPQNRWGYFPAAAAAWKISEESFLKDVSWMDLLKVRASYGEAGNNNIPVGQQVQTYESSGTTGAAWINGVTSITSTSKIMANPDLKWETTITQNLGLDFGFFKNRLNGNVDVYRNITSDLLINYLTPGTGYDSQYRNMGETQNEGIEATLNVVAIERAKYGLSFSFNMGVNKNTINSLGQMDSGFVQNSGWTSQITSDYLLEKGGSLGAMYGYKSDGRYEVSDFDYIGGKYVLKAGIANGGKLVGTGDTVKPGDMKLKDLTGDGLVTAEDRTVIGNVNPKSTGGFVINGNAYGFDLMAAFNWSIGNEVYNADKIEYSSSVQGSTGQYKNLSTVMSDGNRWTNLDPVSGQLVTDPDALTALNANTTMWSPYMTRVLFTDWAVEDASFLRLNTLTLGYTTPESLISKIGVSKLRFYLTASNVFVWTKYSGSDPEVSTKRKNPMTPGVDSSPYPRSRQMVFGLNLNF from the coding sequence ATGAATTTTAAAAAGTTATTTAATAAAAGAGCGAATTGCTATCTGGCATTTGCTTTATTATTGTGTTTACTTACCACTAACAAGGCAAGTGCACAGGACTTAACAGTTGAAGGTGTTGTAAAAGATGCATCAGGTTTAACATTACCGGGTGTAAATGTATCAGAAAAAGGTGCAAAAAATGGAGTTTCAACAGATTTTGATGGTAAATACAAAATTAAATTATCGAATTCAAAGGCGGTTCTTGAATTTTCATTTATAGGCTTTACAACTCAGGCAGTTGCAGTGGCCGGTAAAAAAACGATTAATATTGTTTTAGCGGAAGAAGCAAATTCACTAAACGAAGTTGTTGTAGTCGGATATAGCTCTGTTAAGAAAACGGATTTAACTGGGGCTGTTGCTAGTATTTCAGGTAATGACTTGAAAAAAGTGCCGGTAGCAAACGTTGCAGAAGCTTTAACAGGTAGAATTGCTGGTGTACAGGTAGTATCATCAGAAGGCTCTCCTGATGCGGATATACAAATTAGAGTTCGTGGGGGAGGTTCTCTTACGCAGAGTAATCAGCCATTAATTATAGTTGACGGATTTCCTGTAAATAGTATGAATGATATTGCATCATCAAATATTGAATCGATGACGGTTTTAAAAGATGCTTCTTCTACTGCAATTTATGGTTCTCGTGGTGCAAATGGGGTAATTTTAATAACAACCAAAAGTGGTAAAGACGGAAAAATTGCTGTCAATTTCAATTCGTTTTATGGTTTGAAAACAATGGCTAATGAAATTGATGTTTTATCTCCGGATGATTATACTAAATGGCAATATGAATTTGCTTTGTTAGATCAAAGTGATAAAACGATTTTAACTAATCCTACTTCATATACAAAGTATTTTGGTAACTGGCAGGATCAGGATATGTACAAAAATTTAAAAGGGAATAACTGGCAAAAACAGATTTTTGGACGTAGAGGCGAGGTACAAAATTATGATTTAAGCGTTAGGGGAGGAAGTGATAAGATAAATTATAACTTTAATTATACTCGCTTTGATGAAAAAGCAATTATGATTGGTTCCAATTATAGAAGAAATAACTTGTCTTTAGCATTAAAAAGTAAAGTAAATGATAAGATAGATCTTTCTTTTACTATGCGTTATTCTGATACTGAGATTAATGGAGGGGGAGCTAATGAGCAAAATGAAAAATCTTCAACAGATTCTCGTTTGCGTACAATCGTTGGTTATTCTCCAATTTCTGTATCTGGGTTGACTTCGTCTACTGATGATACAAATGAAGGCGATGTATTGGTAAATCCATTTGCGGCTGTTTATGATAATGATCGTACACAGTTACGTAAAAACTTTAACATGTTAGGAAGTTTTGGATGGGAACTGATAGATAATTTAAAATTGAAAGTTGACCTAGGGTTGGATAATTTCAATAATCAGGATTATCGTTTCTATGGACTTAGTACTTATTATATAGATAATTCACCATTAGCTATATATCAGGGTATGCCGGCCTTAATTATGACCGATACTAAAGATAAACGTTTTAGAAATGCCAATACTTTGGCTTATGATTTCAAAAAAATATTAGGAGAGGATCATCACTTGACAGCTCTTTTAGGACAAGAGAGTATTACGTATACATCTAATGCAGTTACAAATACTATTCATGGTCTTCCGGTATTTTTTGATTTTAATAAGGCAAAAACTTTAACATCATTGGGAGTTCCTCAATCTGTAAATAATTACTATAGTCCAGATGATAAATTATTATCATTTTTTGGAAGTGTAAATTATGATTATAAAGGGCGTTATTTGTTAACTGGTACGTTTCGTGCAGATGGATCAAGTAAATTTATGCCACAAAACCGTTGGGGATATTTTCCAGCAGCAGCAGCGGCATGGAAAATCTCAGAAGAAAGTTTCCTAAAAGATGTTTCCTGGATGGATCTTCTTAAAGTCAGAGCAAGTTATGGTGAAGCAGGTAATAATAATATTCCTGTAGGTCAGCAAGTTCAAACGTATGAAAGTTCAGGTACTACTGGAGCAGCATGGATTAATGGTGTTACAAGTATAACTTCGACTTCAAAAATAATGGCGAATCCTGATTTGAAATGGGAAACTACTATTACGCAAAACCTTGGATTGGATTTTGGTTTTTTCAAAAACCGCTTAAATGGTAATGTAGATGTTTACAGAAATATCACAAGCGACTTGTTAATCAATTATTTAACTCCGGGTACCGGATATGATTCTCAGTACCGTAATATGGGAGAGACTCAGAATGAAGGTATTGAGGCGACTTTAAATGTTGTTGCTATCGAAAGAGCTAAATATGGATTGAGTTTTTCATTCAATATGGGAGTTAATAAAAACACTATTAACTCATTGGGCCAAATGGATAGTGGGTTTGTACAAAATTCAGGCTGGACTTCGCAAATAACAAGTGATTATTTGTTAGAGAAAGGTGGTTCATTAGGGGCTATGTATGGATATAAAAGTGATGGCAGATATGAAGTTTCGGACTTTGATTATATTGGAGGGAAATATGTCTTAAAAGCTGGAATAGCTAATGGTGGTAAGCTTGTTGGAACTGGTGACACTGTTAAGCCAGGGGATATGAAATTGAAAGATCTTACAGGGGATGGTCTTGTGACTGCAGAAGACCGAACAGTTATTGGCAATGTTAATCCTAAAAGTACTGGTGGTTTTGTTATCAATGGTAATGCTTATGGATTTGATTTAATGGCAGCTTTTAACTGGAGTATCGGTAATGAAGTATATAATGCTGATAAAATTGAATATAGTTCATCAGTACAGGGTTCAACAGGACAATATAAAAACTTAAGTACTGTTATGTCTGATGGTAACAGATGGACAAATTTAGATCCTGTTTCAGGTCAATTGGTAACTGATCCAGATGCTTTAACAGCTTTGAATGCTAATACAACAATGTGGTCACCTTATATGACTAGGGTTTTATTTACTGACTGGGCAGTTGAAGATGCATCATTTTTAAGATTGAATACATTAACATTAGGATACACAACTCCAGAATCTTTAATATCTAAAATTGGAGTTTCTAAATTGAGATTTTATTTGACTGCAAGTAATGTTTTTGTGTGGACAAAATACTCAGGCTCTGATCCGGAAGTTTCGACAAAAAGAAAAAACCCAATGACACCTGGTGTTGATTCTAGCCCTTATCCAAGAAGCAGACAAATGGTTTTTGGGCTGAATCTTAATTTCTAA
- a CDS encoding MFS transporter — MKKSLIALSLGGLTIGITEFVMMGLLPDIASDMRVSIPVAGYLISAYALGVVIGAPLLVILGRNFPSKKMLLILALMLTLFNALSIIAPNYNFLFASRFLSGLPHGAFFGVGAVVASRLADKGKEAQAISIMFAGLTLANLIGVPIGTYIGHHFIWRYTFVLIAITGLLTFLFISLWMPALEKNGDVNMKTQLKFFKKTEAWLIIGITAIGFGGLFAWISYIAPLLINISGFLPEDVSYILILAGLGMVIGNFAGGKLADKYSPAPTVMALLCLMVADLLMVYFFSYNQYLSLIFTFLTGAISFSVIAPIQMLMIRTAKDAEMIASAALQASFNIGNALGAFLGGLPLEAGYSYASPNLVGVCMAITGMIITFALIKSIKKGLNFNEINKEN; from the coding sequence ATGAAAAAAAGTCTTATTGCGCTCTCTTTAGGAGGTTTAACTATTGGAATTACAGAATTTGTAATGATGGGATTACTTCCTGACATTGCTTCAGATATGAGGGTTTCAATTCCGGTTGCCGGGTACTTAATTTCGGCTTACGCACTTGGAGTTGTTATTGGTGCGCCTTTATTAGTCATCTTAGGGCGCAATTTTCCTTCCAAAAAAATGCTTTTAATTTTAGCTTTAATGTTAACACTTTTTAATGCGCTTTCAATTATTGCGCCCAATTATAATTTTTTATTTGCTTCCAGATTTCTTTCCGGATTACCACATGGTGCTTTTTTCGGGGTTGGGGCGGTAGTCGCGAGCCGTTTGGCAGATAAAGGGAAAGAAGCTCAGGCTATTTCGATTATGTTTGCAGGACTAACACTCGCTAATTTAATTGGTGTGCCAATTGGTACTTATATAGGTCATCATTTTATATGGCGATATACCTTTGTATTAATTGCCATAACGGGATTGCTGACTTTTTTGTTTATTTCTCTGTGGATGCCTGCTTTAGAAAAAAATGGAGATGTGAATATGAAGACTCAATTGAAGTTTTTTAAAAAAACAGAAGCATGGTTAATTATTGGAATCACAGCAATTGGTTTTGGAGGCCTGTTTGCATGGATAAGTTATATTGCTCCTTTATTAATTAATATTTCCGGGTTTTTACCCGAAGATGTGTCTTATATATTGATTTTAGCAGGCTTAGGAATGGTTATTGGAAATTTTGCAGGAGGTAAATTAGCTGATAAATATTCGCCGGCACCAACCGTGATGGCTTTGTTGTGTCTAATGGTCGCTGATTTACTTATGGTTTACTTTTTCTCTTACAATCAATATCTGTCATTAATTTTTACGTTTTTAACGGGCGCCATTTCTTTTTCTGTGATAGCGCCAATTCAGATGTTAATGATTAGGACCGCAAAAGATGCTGAAATGATAGCTTCAGCAGCACTTCAGGCAAGTTTTAACATTGGGAATGCTTTAGGGGCTTTTTTAGGTGGTCTGCCTTTAGAAGCTGGTTACAGTTATGCATCACCAAATCTTGTGGGTGTTTGCATGGCAATTACTGGAATGATTATAACTTTTGCTTTAATAAAAAGCATAAAAAAAGGATTAAATTTTAATGAAATTAATAAAGAAAATTAA
- a CDS encoding helix-turn-helix domain-containing protein codes for MKLYIKNMVCGRCKMVVKAEFEKLGLQTVSVELGEVELQNTITENQKKELLNHLRTLGFDLIDDKKSKTIEKIKTLIIDLVHHKNSELKTNLSDYLSENLNQDYNALSNLFSEVENTTIEKYFISQKIEKVKELIIYNELSLSEIADILNYSNVAHLSNQFKKVTGFTPTYFKQLKDRKRIQIENL; via the coding sequence ATGAAATTATATATCAAAAACATGGTTTGCGGCAGATGTAAAATGGTTGTAAAAGCGGAATTTGAAAAACTCGGACTTCAGACTGTTTCAGTTGAACTTGGTGAAGTTGAACTTCAGAATACGATTACCGAAAATCAAAAAAAAGAGCTTTTAAATCATTTACGCACGTTAGGCTTTGATTTAATTGATGATAAAAAAAGTAAAACAATCGAGAAAATCAAAACACTAATTATTGATCTTGTCCACCATAAAAACAGCGAACTAAAAACAAACTTATCGGATTATCTTTCAGAAAATCTTAATCAGGATTATAATGCACTGAGTAATCTTTTCTCTGAAGTTGAAAACACCACAATTGAGAAATATTTCATCAGTCAAAAAATAGAAAAGGTAAAAGAGCTGATTATCTACAATGAACTTTCTTTAAGTGAAATAGCTGATATTTTAAATTATAGTAATGTGGCGCATTTAAGCAATCAGTTTAAGAAAGTGACCGGCTTTACCCCTACCTATTTTAAACAGCTGAAAGACAGGAAACGTATTCAGATCGAGAATTTGTAA
- a CDS encoding heavy-metal-associated domain-containing protein, translated as MTHTYQITGMTCSSCEEKVKKALEAEDNVTNAIVSKDKDTATVSMTKHIPLTNLQNALDSKYQISEINHYEIAEDTRTWLETYKPILLIFFYISLVTVLIQFTFHDFDIMQAMQHFMAGFFIVFSFFKLLNLKGFAESYKMYDVLAKRIPVWGYVYAFLELGLGIAYLVNFSPIFTNTITFIVMSVSIIGVLQSVLNKKSIQCACLGAVFNLPMSTVTIIEDGLMIVMSLAMLISLL; from the coding sequence ATGACACATACTTATCAAATTACCGGAATGACTTGCAGCAGCTGTGAGGAAAAGGTTAAAAAAGCATTAGAAGCCGAAGATAACGTTACAAATGCTATTGTTTCAAAAGATAAAGATACCGCAACTGTATCCATGACAAAACATATTCCATTAACTAATCTGCAAAATGCTCTAGATAGTAAATATCAAATTTCAGAAATTAATCATTATGAAATTGCTGAAGATACAAGGACCTGGCTTGAAACATACAAACCCATTTTATTGATTTTCTTTTATATTAGTCTGGTTACAGTTTTGATACAGTTTACATTTCATGATTTTGATATAATGCAGGCTATGCAGCACTTTATGGCAGGGTTCTTTATTGTCTTCTCATTTTTTAAATTGCTTAACCTAAAAGGCTTTGCAGAAAGTTATAAGATGTATGATGTTTTGGCAAAAAGAATTCCGGTCTGGGGATATGTTTATGCTTTTTTAGAACTTGGATTAGGAATTGCTTATCTGGTGAACTTTAGTCCGATATTTACAAATACAATTACATTTATTGTTATGAGTGTTAGTATTATTGGTGTTTTACAATCGGTTTTGAATAAAAAAAGTATTCAGTGTGCCTGTTTGGGAGCTGTTTTTAATTTACCTATGAGTACTGTAACGATTATAGAAGATGGTTTGATGATAGTAATGAGTTTGGCAATGCTTATTTCGCTGCTATAA